A window of Polynucleobacter sp. KF022 genomic DNA:
TGTATTAACTCATGAAATTTGCCATTAATCTCGAAAAATTGCTCTATATCCCGATCAGCTGCGGCTTTTTCCAGACGATGATGCAGGTGATCCAGAAGGTTTAACTCTGCCTCAGTTGCTTTGAACGCTGTTTCTTTGGCTGCTTGACCCTCCAGTAGGGCCAGAATGGTAAAAATCTGCTCTAAATCTTTGCGGATAACCTCGGTAACGTAGGCCCCCCGACGCATTTTGATGGTTACCAGACCTTCAGAAGCTAGAACCTTAATCGCTTCACGCATTGGTGTGCGGCTAATGCCAAACTGATCCGCCAAGGATTGCTCATCCAACCAGCTTCCAGGAGCCAATTGTTTGCTAAAGATCTGTTCCCGAAGCCTGTCAGCGACGTCTTCGTATAGGGGTCTATTATTCAGTTTTGTATTCATAATTATGAATACATTATGTAGACAAATTGAAAATTGTCAAGCAGAATGTAAGGACATTTCGATGCGATGCAACAAAAATTAAACGGGAGTTTTTGTGAGTTCTAAAGAAAACAATTCATGGCCATCATTTCCAGACGCTAATCTCGATGCTTGGAAAAAGTCAGCCCAGAAATCAGCCCCTAATGGTGACGTTGATTCTTTAGGTTGGAAAACACCTGATGGAATTCACTTAAAAGCTTTGTACACATCATCGGATGTTGAGGGACTCAATTACACCGATACATTGCCCGGTTTTGAGCCATTTGTACGCGGACCACAAGCGACCATGTACTCAGTGCGTCCTTGGACTATTCGTCAGTACGCAGGCTTTTCTACTGCTGAAGAATCGAATGCCTTTTATCGCAAAGCATTAGATGCGGGCGGTCAAGGTGTGTCCGTTGCGTTTGACCTAGCAACCCATCGTGGTTACGACTCCGATCATCCTCGTGTTACCGGTGATGTTGGTAAGGCTGGTGTTGCGATTGATTCCGTAGAAGATATGAAGATCTTGTTTGATGGCATTCCGCTAGACAAGGTATCTGTTTCAATGACGATGAACGGCGCTGTATTGCCTGTTTTGGCTGGCTATATCGTGGCCGGTGAAGAGCAAGGCGTAAAGCAAGAGCAGTTATCTGGAACGATTCAGAACGATATTCTGAAAGAGTTCATGGTGCGTAATACTTATATTTATCCGCCAGAGCCATCCATGCGCATCATCGGTGACATTATTGAATACACCGCTAAGCACATGCCTAAGTTCAACTCGATTTCAATCTCGGGCTACCACATGCAAGAAGCTGGCGCCAATCAAGTATTGGAATTGGCGTTTACATTGGCAGACGGTAAAGAGTATGTCAAAACTGCATTAGCAAAAGGATTGGATGTTGATGGCTTTGCTGGACGCCTTTCATTCTTCTTTGCGATTGGCATGAACTTTTATTTAGAGGTTGCCAAGTTACGTGCTGCTCGTTTGTTGTGGTGGCGCATTATGAAATCCTTCGAGCCAAAGAATCCAAAGTCTTTGATGCTACGTACGCATTGCCAAACTTCTGGCTGGTCTCTGACTGAGCAAGACCCATACAACAACGTTGTAAGAACTACTGTTGAAGCGATGGCTGCCGTATTTGGCGGCACACAGTCATTGCATACCAACTCATTGGATGAAGCGATTGCGCTTCCTTCAGAGTTTTCCAGTCGTATTGCCCGCAATACACAGTTAATCCTTCAAGAAGAGACTCATATTCCGAGCGTGATCGATCCATGGGCTGGCTCTTACATGATGGAAAATCTCACGCAAGAGATGGCTGATAAAGCCTGGGAAATCATTCAAGAAGTAGAAGCCATGGGCGGTATGACTAAGGCGGTTGAGAGTGGTTGGGCTAAGCTGAAAATTGAAGCAGCTGCCGCTGAAAAACAAGCGAAGATTGACTCAGGCTCTGATGTGATTGTTGGCGTTAACAAATACAAGCTTGGTAAAGAAGATCTTGTTGATGTGTTGATGATTGATAACGACAAGGTGCGCGAAGGACAGGTTGCACGTCTCAAAGATATCAAAGCAAAACGCAATACTGAAAAAGTACAGGCCGCATTAGAGGCTTTAACTAAGGCTGCAGAAGATAACTCCGGTAACTTATTAGAGTTGTCGGTAAACGCTATTCGTTTGCGTGCAACTGTTGGTGAAGTTTCAGATGCGTTAGAAAAAGTTTACGGGCGCCATCGCGCCGATACTCAAAAGGTGACCGGTGTGTATGCAGCCGCTTATGACTCAGCTGAGGGCTGGGCAAAACTCCAAACAGAAATCGCTGACTTTGCTAAAGATTTCGGACGTCGTCCGCGGGTAATGATTGCTAAGTTAGGCCAGGATGGACATGACCGCGGCGCGAAAGTGGTTGCCACTGCCTATGCTGACTTAGGCTTTGACGTAGACATCGGACCTTTATTCCAAACGCCTGAGGAGTGCGCTCGCCAAGCGATTGAGAATGACGTGCATGCCTTAGGAGTTTCTACTTTGGCGGCCGGCCATAAGACATTAGTTCCGGCCATCATTGCTGAATTGAAAAAACAAGGCTCAGACGACATCATCGTGTTTGTAGGTGGTGTGATTCCAAGACAGGATTACGAATTCCTCTATGAGGCAGGCGTAAAAGGAATTTACGGTCCTGGCACTCCTATTCCGGCTTCGGCCAAGGATGTGCTGGAGCAGATTCGCAAGTCTGTTAAACCCGCTTAATACGGATCATAGGCATGCTCGAAGCTGCTGATCAGGCTCTGGTAGATGATCTCACTATTGCGCCATCGCTTAAACAGCGTCGCGCACTGGCGAAGATTATTACTTTGCTTGAGTCAACACGTTTAGATCATCGTCATCGTGCTGATGACGTACTCAATGCTTTATTGCCTAAAACTGGTAAGTCATTCCGTCTCGGTATTTCCGGGGTGCCAGGCGTTGGTAAGTCAACCTTAATTGAATCTCTGGGTCTTTACCTCATAGAAAAAGGCCATCGCGTAGCCGTATTAGCAATCGATCCTTCATCTAGTTTGTCCGGTGGGTCTATTCTCGGTGATAAGACCCGCATGGAACGTCTATCTGTTTTGGAAAATGCATTCATACGTCCAAGTCCATCCTCATGCACCTTAGGCGGTGTAGCCGAGAAGACGCGTGAAGCCATGTTGGTGGCTGAAGCGGCAGGGTTTGACGTCATCATTGTGGAAACGGTTGGTGTAGGGCAGAGCGAAATCGCGGTTGCTGGTATGACCGATATGTTCTTGTTATTGCAGTTGCCGAACGCCGGTGATGATCTCCAAGCAATCAAAAAAGGGGTGATGGAAATCGCCGACCTGATTGTGATTAATAAAGTCGATATCGATCCAGATGCTGCAATGCGCGCCCAGCTCTTTATTACCAGTTCATTGCGATTATTGGGATTCCAAGGCAATCCTGATCATGCATCGCATGACAAAGAGTTTTGGCACCCTCAAGTGATGACCCTAAGTGCCTTAGAAGGTAAGGGCGTCCCTGAGCTGTGGGATAAGGTTTCTCACTTCCAAAAACTTCAAAAGGCGAACGGTAAATTTGATTCCCGTCGCCAACAACAAGCAGGCGCATGGATGTGGGATCGCATCGATGCCGGACTCAAGAATGCATTTCGTAGCAATGTGGCTGTGCAAGAACTTCTACCAAGTTTGGTTGCACAAGTAAATCAAGGAACTATGGCGGCCTCAGTAGCAGCAAGAAGACTACTGGAGTCCATGGGGCATGAATTTTTCTAAGGAGCAGGAAATGAAGGAAATCATTCAACAACTGGAAGCCAAGCGTGAGCTTGCCCGATTGGGTGGCGGGCAAAAGCGTATTCAGGCTCAGCATTCCAAGGGCAAATTAACCGCTCGCGAGCGTATTGAGCTCTTGCTGGATGCTGGCACATTCGAAGAGTGGGATATGTTTGTTGAGCATCGTTGCCATGACTTTGGTATGGGCGATCAAACAGTTCCAGGCGACGGTGTGGTTACTGGTTATGGAATGATCAACGGACGTTTGGTATTTGTGTTTTCACAAGATTTCACCGTGCTAGGTGGCTCCTTATCAGAAGCGCATGCTGAAAAGATTTGCAAGATCATGGACCAAGCTCTCAAAGTTGGCGCGCCTGTGATCGGTTTAAATGACTCTGGTGGCGCACGTATTCAAGAGGGTGTCGCATCACTCGGTGGCTATGCTGAAATTTTCCAGCGCAATGTGACTGCGTCTGGCGTAATTCCACAGATTTCCTTGATCATGGGCCCATCGGCTGGTGGCGCGGTTTATTCTCCAGCCTTGACTGATTTCATCTTCATGGTCAAAGATAGTTCATACATGTTTGTAACAGGCCCTGAAGTAGTGAAGACTGTTACCCATGAAGACGTTACTGCCGAAGAGTTAGGCGGTGCTGTAACGCACTCCACAGTGTCGGGCGTATGCGATCTTGCATTTGATAACGATGTTGACGCAATCATGATGTTGCGTCGTTTCTTCAACTACTTGCCGCTCTCAAACCGTGAAAAACCGCCTTTGATTAAAGGTGCTAATCGTACTGAAGAGCCTGATTACTCCTTGGATACCTTGGTTCCATCAAACCCAAATCAACCTTACGATATGAAAGAGTTGATTGAGAAGATTGTGGATGATGGCGAATTCTTCGAATTGCAGCCAGACTATGCAAAGAATATTGTGATTGGTTTTGCACGCATCGAAGGACGCTCAATCGGTATTGTCGCTAACCAACCTTTGGTTCTTGCTGGTTGCTTGGATATCAAGGCATCTATTAAAGCAGCTCGTTTTGTGCGCTTCTGTGATGCCTTCAATATTCCAGTAGTGACTTTGGTTGACGTTCCAGGCTTTATGCCGGGCACCGCTCAAGAATACGGCGGCATCATTAAGCATGGTGCGAAATTACTCTATGCCTATGCTGATTGCACCGTACCGAAAGTGACGTTGATTACTCGTAAAGCTTATGGTGGTGCTTATGACGTGATGGCTTCTAAGCATCTACGAGGTGACGTGAACTTTGCTTGGCCTTCAGCAGAGATTGCTGTGATGGGCCCCAAAGGGGCTGTTGAAATCATTTTCCGGGAAGAAAAATCGGATCCTGAAAAAATCGCAGCACGTGAAGCAGAGTACAAATCCAAGTTTGCTAATCCGTTTGTAGCGGGTCGTCGTGGCTATATTGACGATGTCATTTTGCCGCATGAGACTCGTAAGCGGATTGCACGTTCACTAGCAATGCTCAAAGACAAAGACTTGAAGAATCCTGCGCGTAAACACGGCAACATTCCTCTGTAAAGGCGCTGACAAATTATGACTACGAAAATGTTTAAGAAAATATTGATTGCTAACCGCGGTGAAATTGCTTGCCGTGTTATGGCTACCGCTAAAAAGATGGGCATCAAGACTGTTGCTGTGTATTCAGAGGCGGATAAAGAGGCGCGTCACGTTCAGTTAGCCGATGAGGCTGTATGTATAGGGCCCGCACCTTCTCGTGAATCCTACTTGGTAATGGACAGAATTATTCAGGCTTGCAAAGATACTGGCGCTGAGGCGGTGCATCCTGGTTATGGCTTCTTATCTGAGAACGAGCAGTTTGCAAAGCGTTGTGAGGAAGAGGGCATTGTCTTTATCGGTCCTAAGTATCAATCTATTGCTGCAATGGGTGACAAGATTGCCTCTAAGAAGCTTGCGCTAGAAGCCAAGGTCAATACCATTCCTGGTTACAACGAAGCAATTGATACCAATGAAGAGGCAGTGAAGATTGCTCAAGGTATCGGCTATCCCGTCATGATTAAAGCCTCAGCAGGCGGTGGCGGTAAAGGTCTGCGCGTTGCCTTTAATGATAAAGAGGCTGCTGAAGGTTTTGCAGCCTGTAAAACCGAAGCAATGAATAGCTTTGGTGATGACCGTATCTTTATTGAGAAGTTTGTAGAAGGCCCACGTCATATTGAGATTCAGGTTTTGGGCGATTCTCATGGCAATGTGGTTTACCTTAATGAGCGTGATTGCTCGATTCAACGTCGTCATCAAAAGGTAATCGAAGAGGCGCCATCACCTTTTATTGATCCAGCCACACGCAAGGCTATGGGTGAGCAAGCGGTTGCGTTAGCTAAAGCAGTTAATTACCAATCAGCGGGTACCGTTGAATTCGTAGTTGGTAAAGATAAGTCTTTTTACTTCCTCGAAATGAATACTCGCCTGCAAGTTGAGCATCCAGTTACTGAAAGCATTACTGGTCTTGACTTGGTTGAGCAAATGATTCGGGTTGCTGCAGGAGAGAAGCTTTCATTTAAGCAAGAAGACGTTAAGCTCGATGGTTGGTCCATGGAGTGCCGTATTAATGCCGATGATCCATTCCGCAACTTCCTGCCTTCTACAGGCCGTCTGGTTAAATACCGTCCACCTGAGTCAGTGAGTGGTGTGCGTGTAGATACTGGCGTCTATGAAGGCGGTGAGATCCCGATGTACTACGACTCCATGATTGCGAAGTTAATTGTGCATGGTAAGGATCGCACAGAAGCCATTGAGAAGATGCGTGCCGCACTAAATGATTTCGTGATTCGCGGAATTCACTCCAATATTCCATTTCAGGCTGCATTGCTTCAACATCCGCGCTTTGTAAATGGCGACTTTACGACTGGCTTTATTGCAGAAGAGTATCCAGAGGGCTTTAAAAAGGATTCTGTTCAGCCTGTGGATGCTAAGCGCTTGGCTGCACTAGCTGCATTTATGCGCTACCGCTATCTTGAGCATATTCAAATGATTGATGGTCAATTAGCAGGCCACGAAATGATCATTGGTAAGAAGTTTGTGGTGGTCACCGGTAAAAAATCGGGCTCTATGAATGACCCACATGAGGTACCAATTCGTGTTGAGCTTAAAGATGGGGTTTATTCCGTTTATATCGATGAGGCAGACGGTGTAAGCCGCTATGACATCGTGAGCGACTGGCGTCCTGGACAAATTTGCCTGAACGCCACCATTAATGGCACTCACAAGATTACTGCACAGGTTGAGCGCCGTGGTGTGCGCTATGTGTTGATTCTCGATGGTGTTCATTACGAGTGTATGGTGCTGAGCCCATTAGGTGCCGAGCTCCAGCGTCGCATGCCAGTGAAGTTGCCACCAGATACATCCAAATTGGTGATGTCTCCAATGCCAGGTCTGTTAACGAAGATTGCCGTTAAAGTGGGTGAGGCAGTTACTGCTGGTCAGAAATTAGCCTCCATCGAAGCGATGAAAATGGAAAATACACTATCAGCTGTTCAAGATGGTGTGGTTGCTGAAATTTGCGCAAAAGAGGGTGATAGCTTAGCGGTTGATCAGTTAATCATTCGCTTCGAATAAAAAGGTTGATGACTATGAGCGCTAAGCCATTCAAAATTTTAGGCATTCAGCAAATTGCTATTGGTGGTGAGAACAAAGATCGACTCAAGAAATTATGGGTTGATATGCTGGGCTTTGAATACAAGAGCACTTTTATCTCTGAGCGTGAAAACGTTGATGAAGATATCTGTGCAATCGGTAAGGGTGCCTATGAGATTGAAGTGGATCTGATGCAGCCATTTGATATTGAAAAGAAGCCAGCGGTACATCAAACCCCGTTGAATCACATTGGTTTATGGGTGGATGACCTACCTAAGGCGGTTGAATGGCTGTCTGCCAATGGCTTGCGTTTCGCGCCTGGTGGAATCCGCAAGGGTGCGGCTGGCTATGACATCACTTTCGTACACCCAAAAGGAAATGACGAGTTTCCAATCAGTGGCGAAGGCGTGCTTATTGAGCTGGTTCAAGCCCCTCCCGAAGTGATTGCTGAATTAAGTAGATAATTTGATTTTGTAAGTAAATTAACAGGACTTAAATTGGCAAATATATTGGCCATCGACACCTCCTCAGCATGGTGTTCGGTGGCTTTATCGTTAGAGGGTCAGGCAGTGCAGTTCAGACATGAGGCCGTCACAGCCGGCGCTAGTCAGTTGTTATTGCCATGGATTGAGTCGCTCTTAAATGAGGCGAAGATAACCCTCGATCAACTCAATGCTATTGCCGTAGGAATTGGTCCCGGTGCATTTACAGGTGTGCGTTTAGGCGTAGCTGCTGTGCAAGGATTGGCTGTGTCGCAAAACATTTCTGTGGTGCCAGTATGCAGCTTAGATGCTATCGCCGCCCAACTTTTAGATTCAGCAGTATTCCAATCCTCTCATCCTCAGCGATTGATGATTGCAATTGATGCCCGGATGGAAGAGGTTTACTGGGCTTCGTATGAAACTCAAGTTGGGCGATTGCCAAAACGCATCAGCGATATCCAGCTAACCAAGCCCGAAGAGCTTAAGCTGAATGGAATTCAACTTTTGGCTGGCAGCGCTCTGAATGCTTATAGTCAACGTTTGCCGCAATTTTCAGGCATGAAGGATCCAGATATCTCAATCTCTGCATTGGGTGTTTTGAAATGCGCGCAGCAATCTCTACTCGATGGAGTTTATTGCGAAGTGCGGCAGCTTGAACCCATGTACGTTCGCGATAAAGTCGCTTTTACTACTGCCGAGCGTGCAGAGGGCAAGCAGTAATGTCAGATCACTCAGCAGAAAGCGCCGCAGAACTTTCTTTCTTGCCAATGCAGCAGGCAGATTTAGATGAAGTCCTCAAAATTGAATCTGTTTCTCATATACATCCTTGGACTAAGGGTAACTTTTCAGATTCATTGGCAGCTGGTCACTGGGCATATTGCATACGACCTCAAGCAGATCAAGTAGTGAAGGGTTCCTATTTGGATCCAGCAATTCTTTGGGCATATTGCATCCTATTTCCTGCTGTTGATGAATTGCATCTCCTCAACATCACCGTTTCGCCTCATTTGCGCAAGTTGGGACTTGGGCAAAGAATGATGGCAGCCATTGAGGGTGTGGCTTTCCAGCAAAAAATGCCACGCATCATCCTAGAAGTAAGACCAACCAATTCAGCTGCTATAGCGCTTTACCAAAAGTTGGGTTACGAGCAAATTGGCGTACGTAAGAACTACTACCCCGCAATTCCTGAGACGGGTGGCCGCGAGGATGCGCTTGTATTAGCCAAATCGATTAAGCTAGAGGCATGAGCAATACACATTCAAGCTTTTTGAAAGAAATGGGGATCACCGAGTGGACTTCTCGGGATGCAATTTCAGCTCAAGCTGAAGTGTCTTCCGCCGTCACTTCTGAACCCAATACTCAAGAGAAGCAAGCATCACCAAGAGCAAGTAACGGCATCTGGTGGTTTTTTGGTAATGAGCCTCAAGGCGATGCCCAGATTTTGTTTCAAAATCTCATTCGTGTGCTGGGTTTGGCTACAAATGAGTGGTCATGGAAGAGTCCATCAACAAATCTAGGCCAGCTTGAAAATCCTGGGCTCCCAGTAGTGGCACTTGCCTTTGGTGGGCCAGTGGCGCAAAAAATTACAGGCGAGAGAGATCCTTTGCCGCAGTTGCGTGAGACGATCCTTGCCTTAAACACAGGCAATGACGAAGAGATTCCGGTGATTGCTTCTTTTGAGTTAAATCAAGTGCTGACCAGGCCCCAAGAGAAGGCTTTACTTTGGCAGGATTTGTTGATGGCGAGATCGGTACTGCAAAACAGCTGACCAGCTTAGTGCTTGTGTTCGCCGATCAGATGCATTGAGTCATATTCCGCCTGGTTTCTTGCGTGACGTTTAATGACTAACCACATAATCAGGCTGACGGCCACACCAAATCCAATGATCACGATTTGAATGGGTACATCCAACCAAATCAGCAATGAGTAGATTAATAGCATCATCAACACAGATATATTTTCATTAAAGTTTTGCACGGCAATAGAGTGTCCCGCAGACATGAGAACGTGCCCGCGATGTTGCAAGAGGGCATTCATCGGAACTACAAAGTAGCCCGCGAGCCAGCCAACCAAAATTAATAAGAAGTAAGCTGGCAATAAGTTCAGGGTAACGTCAAACTTGCCAAAGCTAAACACGCTGGTATTTGGTAGCAGGTCTGAGTTATACACGGCCATCACGCAGACCACTAGACCCATGGCAATTCCGTAGGGTAGTACATTCAAGGATTTGCGCAGAGGTATACGCCAAGCGGCATATACGGCACCACCAGCTACACCTACTGCAGAAATGGCTTGCAAAATTGCGCCTTGAGAAAGATTCATGTGAAGGGCAACTTGAGCCCACTTAATCACAATAAATTGCAAGGTGGCGCCGGCGCCCCAGAATAGAGTGGTAACTGCCAGAGAGATTTGACCTAAGCGATCATTCCAAAGGGTTTTGAAGCAAATAGCAAAATCTTTAACCAATTCAATAGGATTGGTTTTCTGGGAAACGTAACGTGCGCCAGTATCTGGAATTTTCAGGTTAATGATTGCAGCAACGACATAAATCATCATGATGATCATAATTGCCGACTCAGCCGGGGTATCAATGCCGGTGTCAAAAGTCGGCATATCTAATGCCAGCAGACTTTGCGAAACAGTACTGCTAATGAGTACGCCGCCTAAAACGGTGCCCAAAATAATGGAACCCACGGTAAGGCCTTCAATCCAACCATTGGCAGCAACTAATTTTTCAGGGGGCAACAGTTCAGTTAGGATTCCGTATTTCGCAGGTGAGTATGCGGCTGCACCTAAACCGACGATCGCATAAGACAATAAAGGGTGGCTTCCGAAAAGCATCGCCACGCAACCAACGAACTTAATCGTATTTGTGATGAACATGACATTGCCCTTGGGGCGGGAATCAGCAAAAGCTCCAACAAAGGCTGCCAGTATTACGTAGGACAATACGAAGAATAATTTCAGTAAAGGGGTCATCCAGGCCGGAGCGTGAAGCTGGGCCAGGAGGGCAATTGCCGCTATCAGGAGAGCATTATCAGCAAGCGACGAAAAAAATTGCGCCGCCATAATGATGTAAAAGCTACGGTTCATTCGTACAATCTAGTCATTACTACAATTAAAACATGAAAGGAGGGGTGATTATGGGTGATTCAGCTAACGGCCTGATTAATAGACCAATTTTGGCATCTATTCATACAGCCGCCTTTCAACATAATTTAAACCGAGTTCGGGAATTGGCGCCGGAGTCCAAAATATGGTCTGTCATTAAGGCTAGAGCCTATGGCCATTGTTTTGATGCGGCCCTCAAAGGTTTGGCATCTACCGACGGATTTGCCTTGTTAGATATCCAAGATGCGGCATGGTTACGTGATCATGGCTGGAAGGGTCGAATCCTGCTTTTAGAGGGCTTTTTTCATGAAAATGAGCTAACTCTTGCTGAAGAGTTGGCGTGCGATTTGGTAGTTCACTGTGAAGATCAGGTAGGTTGGCTTGAGCGATTTAAAGGCAAAAACCATAAACCATTCAATGTCTTTCTGAAGATGAATTCCGGCATGAATCGACTGGGTTTAAAGCCACATGCGTATCGGATTGCTTTTCATCGTTTGCACGCTGCTGGCTATCACATGCATCACATGACCCATTTTGCCAATGCGGATCAAGTAGATCGATTACCTACGGTAGGCTCTCAACAAGAGCTATTTAATCAAACCATTGAGGGCTTAGATGCTCCGACCTCATTAGCAAATTCAGCCGCTATAATGTGGCATCGCAATGCATTGGGAGATTGGGTACGACCCGGCATCATGCTTTATGGCGCATCACCAACAGGCCTTCATGCTGATATCGAGCACGCCAATCTTCAACCGGTAATGCAACTGCATAGTGAAATTATTGATACACAGGATTTACAAAAAGGTGATCGTATTGGCTACGGTGGTCGATATCAAGCATCGGAATCGATGCGCATTGGTATTGTTGCTTGTGGTTATGCGGATGGATATCCGCGTCACGCTAAAGATGGCACCCCAGTTTGGGTTGCTGATGGTGATACAGGTGCCATATGTCCTTTGGTAGGAAGAGTCTCTATGGATATGTTGGCGGTGGATTTACGTAATGCTCCCAATGCAAAGGTAGGAGCTACTGTTCAACTCTGGGGCGATAAGGTCGCAGTAGATGATGTGGCGCAGATGAGCGACACGATAGGTTATGAATTGCTTTGCGCAGTAGCACCTAGAGTGCCAGTAGCGATCAAATAAAAAATCCTCCGTGCTGGAGGATTTTTAATGAGTACACGCTGTTTATTTATTCCAGAACTGCCACCATTGACGTTGTTTTTTAACGCGTTGACCAGTTTCTAGCATGTCGCTATCTGGAAAGTTCAACTTAAAAACACGGGCAGAATCGTTGCTTAATTGTGTCATGCCAAGCTTTTCATAAGACTTGGTCAGAAGGTATAAAGCCTCTTCAACCGCAGGTGCGCGGTCGTAATCGCGAATAACTAGCTGAGCACGATTTGCCGAAGCCAAATAGGCGCCACGCTGATAGTAATAGCGCGCTACGATGACATCCGCTTCTGCTAATGAGTTCACGATATAGCGCATACGATCTAAGGCGTCAGGCGCATATTTACTGTTGGGGAAACGCTCAACAACTACCTTAAAAGATTCAAAGGCTTCCCTTGCTGCTTTAGGATCGCGCTCACTTAGATCTTGACCTGTGAATTTACCGAGCCAACCTAAATCATCGTTAAAAGTAATGAGACCTTTTAGGTAGTAAGCGTAGTCCAGGTTTGGGCTGCCTTGGTGTAACTTAATAAAACGGTCGATTGCAATAAGTGCTTGAGTTTGCTCTTGAGCCTTCCAATAACAATAAGCAGCATTAATTTGAGCTTGCTGAGAATACGGACCAAAAGGAAAGCGAGCTTCCAGTTTCTCGAAGTACTTGCCGCACTTAGCAAAGTCGGCATCATTGAGTTTTTCTGTTGCTTCTGAATAGAGTTTGGCTTCTGACCAGATATCAGTGTCATCTTTGCTGCCATCGCTGCCTGCACACCCACTTAATAGCGTCAGGGCAAAAAGCAGTGCTAACAGTAGTGCAATAGGCAGGCTATTTAAATTGCGAGTCTTATTTTGTGCGGAAGAATTCCCGGCAAGCCTTAAACTGGCGTCTGATATTACGTCGGACATAACTGAAAGGCTCTCTAAGCGTGGCATTGCCGCAAACTCCTGATTCGAATCCCATTGATTATATCGATGATGAGGATTTCATCTCCCTAGAAATACCCTTGGAGATGGCTGGCGAGCGCTTGGACAAGGTGCTAGCAGGGTCTTTGCCTGATTATTCCCGCAATCGTTTAAAGGCTTGGGTAGAGGCTGGGGCAGTAATGGTCGACGGAAAAGTCACCAAAGCCCGCTATCTTCTGCGAGGGGGAGAGAGTATTAAGGTATTTCCTCAAGAAATGCCTGAGCAATTCGCCTTTAGCCCCGAAGAGATTCCCCTGGACGTGGTTTATGAGGATGAGGACGTAATTGTCATTAATAAGCCCCCTGGCTTGGTGGTGCACCCAGCAGCTGGCAATTGGTCGGGCACTCTTCTCAATGGGCTTCTGTTTCGGTATCCGGAGCTAAAAATGCTCCCTAGGGCAGGCATTGTTCATCGTTTAGACAAAGATACCTCTGGCCTCATGGTGGTTGCTAGAACTGCTCATGCGCAGACATCCTTGGTACGCCAATTGCAGGATAGAACGGTTGGACGTCGCTACCTAGCATGGGTCTGGGGTG
This region includes:
- the accC gene encoding acetyl-CoA carboxylase biotin carboxylase subunit — protein: MFKKILIANRGEIACRVMATAKKMGIKTVAVYSEADKEARHVQLADEAVCIGPAPSRESYLVMDRIIQACKDTGAEAVHPGYGFLSENEQFAKRCEEEGIVFIGPKYQSIAAMGDKIASKKLALEAKVNTIPGYNEAIDTNEEAVKIAQGIGYPVMIKASAGGGGKGLRVAFNDKEAAEGFAACKTEAMNSFGDDRIFIEKFVEGPRHIEIQVLGDSHGNVVYLNERDCSIQRRHQKVIEEAPSPFIDPATRKAMGEQAVALAKAVNYQSAGTVEFVVGKDKSFYFLEMNTRLQVEHPVTESITGLDLVEQMIRVAAGEKLSFKQEDVKLDGWSMECRINADDPFRNFLPSTGRLVKYRPPESVSGVRVDTGVYEGGEIPMYYDSMIAKLIVHGKDRTEAIEKMRAALNDFVIRGIHSNIPFQAALLQHPRFVNGDFTTGFIAEEYPEGFKKDSVQPVDAKRLAALAAFMRYRYLEHIQMIDGQLAGHEMIIGKKFVVVTGKKSGSMNDPHEVPIRVELKDGVYSVYIDEADGVSRYDIVSDWRPGQICLNATINGTHKITAQVERRGVRYVLILDGVHYECMVLSPLGAELQRRMPVKLPPDTSKLVMSPMPGLLTKIAVKVGEAVTAGQKLASIEAMKMENTLSAVQDGVVAEICAKEGDSLAVDQLIIRFE
- a CDS encoding VOC family protein; protein product: MSAKPFKILGIQQIAIGGENKDRLKKLWVDMLGFEYKSTFISERENVDEDICAIGKGAYEIEVDLMQPFDIEKKPAVHQTPLNHIGLWVDDLPKAVEWLSANGLRFAPGGIRKGAAGYDITFVHPKGNDEFPISGEGVLIELVQAPPEVIAELSR
- the tsaB gene encoding tRNA (adenosine(37)-N6)-threonylcarbamoyltransferase complex dimerization subunit type 1 TsaB; the protein is MANILAIDTSSAWCSVALSLEGQAVQFRHEAVTAGASQLLLPWIESLLNEAKITLDQLNAIAVGIGPGAFTGVRLGVAAVQGLAVSQNISVVPVCSLDAIAAQLLDSAVFQSSHPQRLMIAIDARMEEVYWASYETQVGRLPKRISDIQLTKPEELKLNGIQLLAGSALNAYSQRLPQFSGMKDPDISISALGVLKCAQQSLLDGVYCEVRQLEPMYVRDKVAFTTAERAEGKQ
- the rimI gene encoding ribosomal protein S18-alanine N-acetyltransferase: MSDHSAESAAELSFLPMQQADLDEVLKIESVSHIHPWTKGNFSDSLAAGHWAYCIRPQADQVVKGSYLDPAILWAYCILFPAVDELHLLNITVSPHLRKLGLGQRMMAAIEGVAFQQKMPRIILEVRPTNSAAIALYQKLGYEQIGVRKNYYPAIPETGGREDALVLAKSIKLEA
- the lplT gene encoding lysophospholipid transporter LplT encodes the protein MNRSFYIIMAAQFFSSLADNALLIAAIALLAQLHAPAWMTPLLKLFFVLSYVILAAFVGAFADSRPKGNVMFITNTIKFVGCVAMLFGSHPLLSYAIVGLGAAAYSPAKYGILTELLPPEKLVAANGWIEGLTVGSIILGTVLGGVLISSTVSQSLLALDMPTFDTGIDTPAESAIMIIMMIYVVAAIINLKIPDTGARYVSQKTNPIELVKDFAICFKTLWNDRLGQISLAVTTLFWGAGATLQFIVIKWAQVALHMNLSQGAILQAISAVGVAGGAVYAAWRIPLRKSLNVLPYGIAMGLVVCVMAVYNSDLLPNTSVFSFGKFDVTLNLLPAYFLLILVGWLAGYFVVPMNALLQHRGHVLMSAGHSIAVQNFNENISVLMMLLIYSLLIWLDVPIQIVIIGFGVAVSLIMWLVIKRHARNQAEYDSMHLIGEHKH
- the alr gene encoding alanine racemase, with the translated sequence MNRPILASIHTAAFQHNLNRVRELAPESKIWSVIKARAYGHCFDAALKGLASTDGFALLDIQDAAWLRDHGWKGRILLLEGFFHENELTLAEELACDLVVHCEDQVGWLERFKGKNHKPFNVFLKMNSGMNRLGLKPHAYRIAFHRLHAAGYHMHHMTHFANADQVDRLPTVGSQQELFNQTIEGLDAPTSLANSAAIMWHRNALGDWVRPGIMLYGASPTGLHADIEHANLQPVMQLHSEIIDTQDLQKGDRIGYGGRYQASESMRIGIVACGYADGYPRHAKDGTPVWVADGDTGAICPLVGRVSMDMLAVDLRNAPNAKVGATVQLWGDKVAVDDVAQMSDTIGYELLCAVAPRVPVAIK